The genomic DNA ATATTCAATAgtgagaaaaaagaaaaaaggacaCTATAGAATACATGGCGATGATAGAGAAAAGGGAGAGTAAATATAGAAGACAAAAGTGACAACGGAAGCGCTGGACAGTTATGGATGGCTTTGGTGGGGGAAACGGCAGAATCGGCCAGGCGGACTGTACTGGAGTTACATGTTGACCTACATACAAGATTCCCCTTTCTTTCTcaacctcatcttccttcattcctccttcctctttcGCTCCATCTCCACGAGATAACTATCTGTCATAATACCAAGTGCTCATCCACTCCAACCTGATTCGCAGTCAGTCTTCGACAAGGGCTAAGGATCGACCTTCTAAGCAAACATTGGACTTTGTTTGCTATAACGGCGCCTACAACTCAGCTCTTATTCCGTAGATAACTATAATTGGTTGGATGTCATGCTTATCATGGATTCAAATTTCTCTTCACCACCGTCACAGTCCTTCTTTCcccctccatcttcttcaccttcaccTCCTCTCTCAGTGTCGTCTACGTTACCCTCTGCCACACGACGGCAATACACTGCACTCATCATGCTAGGTCCATGTACCTATGAGCGTGGCAATTACAGGTGTCAATGCACCCAAGGAATAGTCCCTGGGGTCAACACCTCAAATCTCAATGATGCTCAGACCTGTGATACATGCTTGCATCCAATAGCCATGCACCTTGACTATGGTTAGTTCCTCGTACCTTCTATAAGGCAAAGTTCTGTGGCTAATGGCTGTTGTACAATCAGCTCCTCCAGGCCCTTCTGCTCCCAGCACTGCTACTGCTCTTGCTCCCTCCAGCAGCGCCTCTTCTAGCAACATTCCATCGAAGATAACTGAACCTTACAGTAAGTCAACCCTTGTTGAAAGGTACATACAATGAAACTCATTCTCTCACAGATCTTTCAAGTTGGATTTATCCGCGGACGAAATTGGTCAATGAGTTGATACATCGACTTCATTACTATCATATCATTCGAGTGCGCGGCACGCCAGCTTCCGGGAAAACAACTGTGATGAACCTTGTGGTCAATCAGCTGCTTGAGAACTATGGCAAGGAAAAGCCTATTCATGTTCTTACAGATTGGAATGAGAGCAAAGTTGATGGAAAAGGCGGCTGGGGTGCATATTTAAAGCACAAGACAGGCGTTCATGGTAATCAGTGGCTCACCTACCCCGCCTATCTGGTTATAGATGAGGCACAAGTGTCGTATTGGGATGCCGAACTTTGGACAGATTTCTTCAAACGTATTGTGCCCCTTGTCAGCCCATACATCCTACTTTTCACATCATACGGCTCGCCAGGTCGGGGCTTTGTGGGCTTCAGCGAGAAAAGGCATACTCAAACACCCTTGATATTTGCCCCTGAACAGCAGATATCACTACGAGCTGATGAGAATATCAGATATTACGACCCGTGGCGAGCAGATTTATCATTGACGCCAGTTGGCCTGCTACTTGACCAAGATGAAGCATTGGAAGTGGTGACATTAATCACAAAACATATGCAGCCACGTCCATCTTTGACAGAAGACCTGAAGAAGGGACTGGCTTTGTTCAGTGGTGGGCATATAGGATTACTCGAAAGTCTGCTACGTGCCCTACATGGTGTATCAGTAAGTATTCCAACCCTTTTAGTTCCAGGCATCGAATTTTCCTCTCACAGCTTTCAATAGGATATTTATGACCATGTGCGGAAAGGCAGGATGCTTTATTGGAAGACCGTGGCTAGAGCTCTCTTTGGTCGACCTCGAGCGCTCTTTGGACGCCTTTCCGGCCAGCCATTTGCTAGGGGCTTGCCTAGACCCGATCAAGTACAGTCAAGTGATGCAATCAGAGTTTTTAGAAGGGCTATTCTTCGCGATGGTGTCTTTAGGTCTGAAGCCGAAAAGAAAGATCGGGGATTTCAACAAGCTCTTGAAAATATTTGTCGCAATGGATGGCTGCATGAAGAAAAATTAGGTCGGGATTCTCACTATGTATTTGCCAGTCGAGTACACTGGTGGTAGGTGCTGCATGCCTctccccttttctttctttctcgcCCTGCCAATAACGATAACTGGTATCTAGGTATTGTAACATGCTCTACATGGCTACAGAGTGTGACAATGAGATCAAACACAGTACACCACTTGATCTCGCAATTGATGCTATCAGGCATTTCAGACCCTCTCAGCTGGCAGATGCTCCCCGCTCAAGTACAACTCCTGCTGAAGATCAATATCAAAAAGAATTTTATCGCTGCCTAATACCAATACTCAGCGGCCATCTTATACTGTCCCCAGAGTTTGGGATTGGGGAAGCCACCAAAGGTGGTGGGATGATTGATTTCTTCATTGAACAGAAGAATTGGGGCTTCGAGCTTTTAAGGGACCGTGATCGCCTGGTAGAACATATGAAACGGTTTGAACCTGACGGGCAGTACTACAGCATGATAAAATCTGGGGAAATGAAAGAGTACATTGTCTTGGACTTCAGAATTTCACAGCCGACAAAAGCCCGTCCAGGTATTGTTCTAACCCCTCCATCATTAGCTTCAACTGACCCTCTGTTTAGAATATGCGCACCGTCTTTACCACGTTGTTTTCTCTGAACGGTACCGACAAGTCGATATTCTTGAAGGGGGTACCCTCAGCAGTGTAAGCTCCTTTACTTTGCTAGAGAACCCTGACCCTCTAGATTGATGTCCTCTAATTGTTATTCACGATTCTGCTATatccttgttttcttttgttgatcCAAATTGAATctattgttgttgttattcCCTGTTTGGTCTTCTTTAGTAGTAACTtagtattattattattattattattattattattatacGCTGGGTAATTGCTTTCGTCTTTCAGTTAAGATGATGGATTTCTACCTTCTCGTGGTGTCCGGTGTCAGTACCCTCTCGTTTTGGGGAGGAGAAGCCGAAAGAATCCAAAGTGGTGCTGGGCGGCTGCCGACATGCAGAATTTTCACATATATAATATAATAATAATTGTAAAGGACAAAAAACGCTTGTAAACCAGAATAAGCGACTCATCAAAAACCACTGAGAATTGCTGGGGTACTCTTTATTACAATGACACAAGCCCAGCTTGGTGTTGACATTCCAATGCTAGCTTTCCCTGAGTGGAACCTCGCACAACTGTTCCGTGACACCTCTGCGTGATTTAAAAGATGAACTTTCTGTTCGAGCAGCTTCACCCCCCAGATATTACACTCAACCCCTTTGGTTGGCCAGGGGGGATTGACATGTTTTCGTAGAAAATGCCTGGTGAATGAACCGGGTGTTGTATGTTCCGCAATTCGATTCTTTAGCGGGAGATTAGCGTTCCCCAGGCAAAGAAAGCAGAGCTTAGGTCGCTCTTCTGGAGATTTGATCCGTACAGGTTCCATCGCTTGGCGCAGGGGAATCTCGGTCTCGTCCTCTGAGAAATGCTGTCGCTGTTTGGCAGGAGGACAGGGTTCGTCATTGTCAGGTACAGGCCGGCAGCGAGATTGGCTGGGCCGAGGCATAGGCCGCCCCTCTTCCACAGCGCAGAATGCAGTCATCGCATTAATCG from Aspergillus chevalieri M1 DNA, chromosome 1, nearly complete sequence includes the following:
- a CDS encoding uncharacterized protein (COG:S;~EggNog:ENOG410Q2IT;~InterPro:IPR027417); this encodes MLIMDSNFSSPPSQSFFPPPSSSPSPPLSVSSTLPSATRRQYTALIMLGPCTYERGNYRCQCTQGIVPGVNTSNLNDAQTCDTCLHPIAMHLDYAPPGPSAPSTATALAPSSSASSSNIPSKITEPYNLSSWIYPRTKLVNELIHRLHYYHIIRVRGTPASGKTTVMNLVVNQLLENYGKEKPIHVLTDWNESKVDGKGGWGAYLKHKTGVHGNQWLTYPAYLVIDEAQVSYWDAELWTDFFKRIVPLVSPYILLFTSYGSPGRGFVGFSEKRHTQTPLIFAPEQQISLRADENIRYYDPWRADLSLTPVGLLLDQDEALEVVTLITKHMQPRPSLTEDLKKGLALFSGGHIGLLESLLRALHGVSDIYDHVRKGRMLYWKTVARALFGRPRALFGRLSGQPFARGLPRPDQVQSSDAIRVFRRAILRDGVFRSEAEKKDRGFQQALENICRNGWLHEEKLGRDSHYVFASRVHWWYCNMLYMATECDNEIKHSTPLDLAIDAIRHFRPSQLADAPRSSTTPAEDQYQKEFYRCLIPILSGHLILSPEFGIGEATKGGGMIDFFIEQKNWGFELLRDRDRLVEHMKRFEPDGQYYSMIKSGEMKEYIVLDFRISQPTKARPEYAHRLYHVVFSERYRQVDILEGGTLSSVSSFTLLENPDPLD